Proteins encoded within one genomic window of Paenarthrobacter sp. JL.01a:
- a CDS encoding Gfo/Idh/MocA family protein: MGIPLTPAKPLNVGIIGCGAIIAQYLANFRRLDSVNLVAVADLDPARAQAVADSYEGVRALGVDELLAAEDVELVLNLTIPAAHAEIALKAIAAGKSVYGEKPLAATTEEAKKVLEAAAAAGVVVGCAPDTVLGTGIQTARKAIDDGLIGAPVSATATMATPGHERWHPNPDFYYQPGGGPLLDMGPYYVSALVTLLGPVVSVVGAASHTRSERTIGSGPREGQTVPVDIDSHVTGVLVHASGALSTLFMSFDAVKTKSPNIEIHGEKGSLIVPDPNHFDGDVQLFALGAEDWETLPVSAGYKDSGRGFGIADLAATPAGQEPRAGGQLAFHALEVMESVLASAKSGQAVAIKSTTSRPAAVELTELATAVHA; this comes from the coding sequence GTGGGCATCCCGCTGACCCCCGCCAAGCCGCTCAATGTGGGCATCATTGGCTGCGGCGCCATCATCGCCCAGTACCTGGCCAACTTCCGACGACTGGATTCGGTGAACCTGGTGGCCGTGGCAGACCTGGATCCCGCACGGGCACAAGCGGTAGCCGACTCCTACGAGGGTGTTCGGGCCCTGGGCGTCGACGAACTCCTGGCCGCCGAGGACGTTGAACTGGTACTCAACCTGACTATTCCGGCTGCCCATGCGGAGATTGCACTCAAGGCGATCGCCGCCGGCAAATCCGTCTACGGCGAAAAACCGCTCGCCGCTACTACGGAAGAGGCCAAGAAAGTACTGGAGGCGGCGGCCGCGGCAGGCGTCGTGGTTGGCTGCGCACCCGACACTGTGCTTGGCACAGGCATCCAGACAGCCAGGAAGGCAATCGACGACGGATTGATCGGGGCGCCGGTATCGGCAACCGCCACCATGGCAACACCGGGACATGAGCGCTGGCACCCGAACCCCGACTTCTACTACCAGCCCGGCGGTGGTCCACTCCTGGACATGGGGCCTTACTACGTCTCGGCCTTGGTCACCTTGCTGGGACCGGTCGTATCGGTCGTGGGCGCCGCGAGCCATACACGCTCCGAACGCACGATTGGTTCAGGGCCACGCGAAGGGCAAACCGTGCCGGTCGACATCGACTCGCACGTCACTGGAGTTCTGGTGCATGCCTCCGGCGCGCTCTCCACGCTCTTCATGAGTTTCGACGCCGTGAAGACCAAGAGTCCCAACATCGAGATCCACGGCGAAAAGGGCTCGTTGATCGTCCCGGATCCCAACCATTTTGATGGGGATGTCCAGCTCTTTGCCCTCGGCGCCGAGGACTGGGAAACCCTGCCGGTCTCAGCGGGCTACAAAGATTCAGGACGCGGCTTCGGCATCGCCGACCTCGCAGCGACACCTGCAGGGCAAGAGCCGCGGGCCGGTGGTCAGCTGGCCTTCCACGCGCTGGAAGTCATGGAATCGGTACTGGCATCAGCCAAGAGCGGGCAAGCGGTGGCCATCAAGAGCACCACTTCCCGACCCGCCGCGGTGGAACTCACGGAACTCGCGACGGCGGTCCACGCCTAG
- a CDS encoding ThuA domain-containing protein: MTSNNKTALVVRGGWDGHQPIEATELFLPYLRENGYDVRVEESPKIYADAEYMAGVDLILQCMTMTTIEKDEFEGLRTAVENGTGMAGWHGGIADSYRNNSDYLHLIGGQFACHPGKHVDEQTGEQSDNYVPYTVNMLPAAAEHPITRGVGDFDLVTEQYWVLSDDYIDVLATTTQKVRDWDPWNREVTSPAIWTRQWGKGRIFVCTPGHRVEILQDNNVRTIIERGMLWASR, translated from the coding sequence ATGACAAGCAATAACAAGACCGCGTTGGTGGTACGCGGCGGCTGGGATGGACACCAGCCTATTGAGGCCACCGAGCTCTTCCTCCCCTATTTGCGGGAGAACGGCTATGACGTCCGCGTCGAAGAATCCCCCAAGATCTATGCCGACGCCGAATACATGGCCGGCGTGGACCTGATCTTGCAGTGCATGACCATGACCACCATCGAGAAGGACGAGTTCGAGGGGCTCCGCACCGCCGTCGAGAACGGCACCGGGATGGCGGGCTGGCACGGTGGCATCGCTGATTCGTACCGCAACAATTCCGACTACCTCCACTTGATCGGCGGACAGTTCGCCTGCCACCCGGGCAAGCACGTGGACGAGCAGACTGGCGAACAGTCGGACAACTATGTTCCCTACACCGTGAATATGCTTCCTGCTGCCGCCGAACATCCCATTACCCGGGGCGTCGGCGACTTTGACCTTGTCACGGAGCAGTACTGGGTACTGAGCGACGACTACATCGATGTCCTGGCCACCACCACCCAAAAGGTACGTGACTGGGATCCGTGGAACCGCGAAGTGACCTCTCCGGCGATCTGGACGCGCCAATGGGGCAAGGGCAGGATCTTCGTCTGCACCCCTGGCCACCGGGTGGAAATCCTCCAAGACAACAATGTGCGCACCATCATCGAAAGGGGCATGCTGTGGGCATCCCGCTGA
- a CDS encoding sugar phosphate isomerase/epimerase family protein: MTRPITLFTGQWADLPFEEVARLAGEWGFDGLEIACWGDHLDPQRVVEDDAYLQGKLDILEKHQLKVHAIANHLTGQAVCDDPIDERHRDILSPEVWGDGDPEGVRQRAAEAMKTTARAAAKLGVKTVTGFTGSSIWKCVAMFPPASEAMIERGYQDFAERWNPILDVFDEVGVRFALEVHPSEIAYDYWTAKRTLDAIGPRDSFGLNFDPSHFIWQDLDPVMFLQDFAEKIFHVHVKESVRQLNGRNGRLGSHLPWADPRRGWDFVTAGHGDVNWEPIFRTLNAVGYEGPTSIEWEDAGMDRLVGAPQALRMVRELAAIRPPAAAFDAAFATR, translated from the coding sequence ATGACCCGACCCATCACCCTCTTCACCGGCCAGTGGGCCGACCTGCCCTTCGAAGAAGTGGCGCGGCTCGCAGGCGAGTGGGGCTTTGACGGCCTGGAAATTGCCTGCTGGGGAGACCACTTGGATCCCCAGCGGGTGGTGGAGGACGACGCCTATCTTCAGGGCAAGCTGGACATCCTGGAAAAGCATCAACTCAAGGTTCACGCCATCGCCAACCACCTCACGGGCCAGGCGGTCTGCGATGACCCCATCGACGAACGGCACCGGGACATCCTCTCCCCCGAGGTCTGGGGCGACGGCGACCCCGAAGGCGTGCGCCAACGTGCGGCAGAGGCGATGAAAACCACTGCCCGCGCGGCGGCGAAGCTGGGGGTCAAGACAGTCACGGGATTCACCGGCTCATCCATCTGGAAGTGCGTGGCCATGTTTCCACCCGCTTCGGAGGCCATGATCGAGCGCGGCTACCAGGACTTCGCCGAACGATGGAACCCCATCCTGGATGTCTTTGACGAAGTCGGCGTCCGTTTTGCCTTGGAAGTCCACCCGTCCGAGATCGCCTACGACTACTGGACGGCCAAGCGCACCCTCGACGCCATAGGGCCGCGCGATAGTTTCGGCCTGAACTTCGACCCGTCGCACTTCATCTGGCAGGACCTGGACCCGGTGATGTTCCTGCAGGACTTCGCCGAAAAGATCTTCCACGTCCACGTTAAGGAATCCGTCCGGCAACTCAATGGACGCAACGGACGCCTCGGTTCCCACCTGCCATGGGCCGATCCCCGCCGCGGTTGGGACTTCGTCACTGCCGGCCACGGCGACGTGAACTGGGAACCGATTTTCCGCACCCTCAACGCCGTTGGATACGAAGGACCGACCAGCATCGAGTGGGAGGATGCCGGGATGGACCGGCTGGTGGGAGCTCCCCAGGCTCTTCGAATGGTCCGTGAACTGGCGGCCATCCGTCCCCCGGCCGCTGCCTTCGACGCGGCTTTTGCAACACGCTGA
- a CDS encoding Gfo/Idh/MocA family protein encodes MTHAKPLRVGMVGYAFMGAAHSHAWRTAPRFFDLPLTPELTAVAGRNPDGVKAAAAKYGWASTETDWRRLVERDDIDLIDICTPGNTHAEIAIAALEAGKHVLCEKPLANSVEEAAKMTAVAQAAAERGVLSMCGFSYRRTPALALAKRMVEDGRLGEIRHVRAQYLQDWLSDADAPLTWRLDKSKSGSGSLGDIGAHSIDAAQWITGLNITGVSALLETFVKERPIGGNFVGLGGHGGSDGPRGPVTVDDAALFTARFGTGAVGIFEATRFALGRKNAMRLELNGTKGSLAFDFEDMNSLQFYDSALEPDAGFRKIMVTEPSHPYTANWWPTGHGLGYEHGFTHQVVDLVNAIGAGEQPSPSFADALQVQKVLAAVEASAENSSRWENVEKDAS; translated from the coding sequence GTGACACACGCAAAACCGCTTCGCGTCGGAATGGTGGGCTACGCGTTCATGGGCGCCGCCCACTCCCACGCCTGGCGCACGGCACCACGCTTCTTTGACTTGCCGCTGACGCCTGAGCTGACGGCTGTAGCAGGCCGGAACCCGGATGGGGTCAAGGCAGCGGCCGCGAAGTACGGCTGGGCATCAACTGAAACTGACTGGCGGCGCTTGGTCGAGCGTGATGACATCGACCTGATCGATATCTGCACACCGGGCAACACCCACGCAGAAATTGCCATCGCCGCCTTGGAGGCCGGCAAGCACGTGCTGTGCGAGAAACCATTGGCCAACTCCGTTGAGGAGGCCGCCAAGATGACGGCCGTTGCGCAGGCAGCGGCTGAACGCGGAGTCCTGTCGATGTGCGGCTTCAGCTACCGCCGCACTCCGGCTTTGGCACTGGCAAAACGAATGGTGGAGGACGGCCGGCTGGGCGAAATCCGCCACGTCCGCGCCCAGTACCTCCAGGACTGGCTCAGCGACGCCGATGCGCCCCTGACCTGGCGGTTGGACAAATCCAAGTCCGGCTCCGGCTCCCTGGGTGACATCGGCGCACACAGCATCGATGCCGCACAGTGGATCACAGGACTGAACATCACCGGTGTCTCAGCGTTGCTGGAGACGTTCGTGAAGGAACGCCCGATCGGCGGGAATTTCGTGGGGCTCGGCGGACACGGCGGTTCTGACGGACCCCGTGGCCCGGTCACCGTGGATGATGCAGCACTGTTTACGGCACGTTTTGGGACCGGCGCTGTTGGAATCTTCGAAGCCACCCGCTTTGCTCTCGGACGCAAGAATGCGATGCGCCTTGAACTCAACGGGACCAAGGGTTCTCTGGCGTTCGACTTTGAAGATATGAACTCGCTGCAGTTCTACGATTCCGCACTGGAACCGGACGCCGGCTTCCGGAAGATCATGGTCACGGAACCCTCCCATCCCTATACCGCCAACTGGTGGCCGACAGGACATGGCCTTGGCTACGAGCACGGATTCACGCATCAAGTGGTGGATCTCGTGAATGCCATCGGCGCAGGTGAGCAGCCCTCGCCGTCGTTCGCTGATGCGTTGCAGGTCCAGAAGGTACTGGCCGCCGTCGAAGCCAGCGCGGAGAACTCAAGCCGCTGGGAAAACGTCGAAAAGGATGCATCATGA
- a CDS encoding carbohydrate ABC transporter permease, which produces MSTVLKSDSKPGTPASAASSIKAKQSLGTRIRRLNIPGGLGGWIWLAVIIIPVYYIVITSLKTSEGYFGQNPLALPTAPTLENYQLVLEANFATYFMNSVIVTLGSVIPTVLIAFMAAFAIVRGKGRYLKFVNGVFLMGLAIPLQATIIPIYLMIISLNLYDSLLAIMLPSIAFAIPLTVLILSNFIRDVPNELFESMRLDGCSEWQTMWRLALPLTKPAIVTVAIYNGLHVWNGFLLPLVLTQSPGLRVLPLGLWSFQGEFSVNIPAVLASVVLSTLPILVIYVLGRRQLVSGLTAGFSK; this is translated from the coding sequence GTGAGTACTGTCCTCAAGAGTGATTCAAAACCCGGGACACCCGCTTCGGCGGCATCATCCATCAAGGCCAAACAAAGCCTTGGCACACGGATCAGGCGGCTCAACATCCCCGGCGGCCTCGGCGGCTGGATATGGCTCGCCGTCATCATCATTCCGGTCTACTACATCGTCATTACCAGCCTGAAGACCTCCGAAGGATACTTCGGGCAGAACCCGCTGGCCCTGCCGACGGCCCCAACGCTGGAGAACTACCAGTTGGTCCTTGAAGCCAACTTCGCCACCTACTTCATGAACAGCGTCATCGTCACACTGGGATCGGTTATCCCCACGGTCCTGATCGCCTTCATGGCGGCCTTCGCGATCGTGCGCGGCAAGGGCAGGTACTTGAAGTTCGTCAACGGTGTCTTCCTGATGGGACTGGCAATTCCCCTTCAGGCCACCATCATCCCGATCTACCTGATGATCATCAGCTTGAATCTTTATGACAGCCTGTTGGCCATCATGCTTCCGTCCATTGCGTTCGCCATACCGCTGACGGTATTGATCCTGTCCAACTTCATCCGCGACGTTCCGAACGAGCTCTTCGAATCCATGCGCCTGGACGGATGCAGCGAGTGGCAGACCATGTGGCGCTTGGCTCTTCCATTGACCAAGCCGGCCATAGTCACCGTAGCTATCTACAACGGCCTGCACGTCTGGAACGGCTTCCTCCTCCCGCTGGTGCTCACCCAAAGCCCAGGGCTGCGCGTCCTACCCTTGGGCCTGTGGTCCTTCCAGGGCGAGTTCAGCGTCAACATTCCCGCCGTTCTCGCCTCGGTTGTGCTGAGCACACTGCCCATCCTGGTGATCTACGTCCTTGGACGCCGCCAGTTGGTGAGCGGCCTGACAGCCGGCTTCAGCAAGTAG
- a CDS encoding carbohydrate ABC transporter permease — translation MSSATSHRAVPAPQKIRESVKQKSALPWLTLPALFFFVVFAVVPLVGVLALSFANWDGIGAIGVAGMENWTSVLSDPELYNSLGLTFMIMIVSWLVQTPISLLLGVFTAGTQRYRAALAVLYFLPLLLSSAAVAIAYKALLDPNFGLAMGLGLPFLAQDWLGVPQLALGLIIFVIAWQFVPFHTLIYQGGVRQIPKSLYEAAQIDGAGTIKQFFHITLPQLKYTIITSSTLMVVGSLTYFDLIFVLTGGGPGNSTRILALDMYLRGFRANLMGPASVIAVILVVVGLALALFLQRLGGKDQQGSQLEGM, via the coding sequence ATGAGTTCGGCAACCTCGCACAGGGCCGTCCCGGCCCCCCAGAAGATCCGGGAATCCGTTAAGCAGAAATCCGCGCTTCCCTGGCTGACGCTTCCGGCTTTGTTCTTCTTCGTCGTCTTCGCCGTCGTACCCCTGGTCGGCGTTTTGGCCCTGAGCTTTGCCAATTGGGACGGCATCGGCGCCATCGGAGTGGCCGGTATGGAGAACTGGACGTCGGTATTGTCCGACCCGGAGCTCTACAACTCACTGGGCCTGACTTTCATGATCATGATTGTTTCGTGGCTCGTGCAGACACCAATCAGTCTGTTGCTCGGCGTCTTTACGGCCGGAACCCAGCGCTACAGGGCCGCGTTGGCGGTGCTGTACTTCCTGCCGCTGCTGCTCTCCTCAGCTGCGGTCGCCATCGCCTACAAAGCCCTGCTGGACCCGAACTTCGGCCTGGCGATGGGCCTCGGGCTTCCGTTCCTTGCACAGGACTGGTTGGGTGTCCCCCAACTTGCCCTCGGTTTGATTATCTTCGTGATCGCCTGGCAGTTCGTGCCCTTCCACACACTCATCTACCAAGGTGGTGTTCGGCAGATCCCCAAATCGCTCTATGAAGCGGCCCAGATCGATGGTGCGGGAACCATTAAGCAGTTCTTCCACATCACCCTCCCCCAGTTGAAGTACACCATCATCACCTCATCAACCCTGATGGTTGTTGGATCCCTGACGTACTTCGACCTCATCTTCGTCCTCACAGGTGGCGGACCGGGCAACTCCACCCGGATCCTGGCGCTCGACATGTACTTGCGTGGCTTCCGGGCCAACCTCATGGGACCTGCAAGCGTCATCGCAGTCATCCTCGTCGTCGTTGGCCTGGCGCTGGCCTTGTTCCTCCAACGCCTTGGTGGCAAGGACCAACAGGGCAGCCAATTGGAAGGTATGTAA
- a CDS encoding extracellular solute-binding protein, with protein sequence MKQFQSSRRSFLALAAVTPFAVMATSACGTSGPGSASGGGASMWFLTGEPNQTTMQKAVDAFGSANPDNKIAVTYFQNDAYKTKIKTAIGAGQAPTIIYGWGGGGLKTYADAGQVEDLTSWFDSNPDLKNKFFPSSFGAATVDGKIYALPNQYVAPIVLFYNKDLFDKAGVQPPKTWEDLMSLVKTFNDMGVAPLSLGGQSRWTSMMWLEYLLDRIGGPEVFQAIFDGKPNAWMDPAVIETGTKIQELVSADGFIKGFSSITADSKADQALLFTGKAAMMLHGSWTYGAMKKDGQNFVQNGKLGFVNFPTIAGGKGDPKNGVGNPAQYMSISAKATDKEKESAKKFFKDGIMTDTVVDAYINSGSVPIVKGIEAKLDSSPDKDFLNFVYALGKDAPNFQQSWDQALSPTAAEALLNNIDQLFLKSITPQQFAENMNATLGK encoded by the coding sequence ATGAAGCAGTTCCAATCATCCCGGCGTTCCTTCCTGGCCCTCGCGGCTGTAACTCCCTTCGCCGTCATGGCCACGAGCGCCTGCGGCACGTCCGGTCCAGGCAGTGCGAGCGGAGGAGGAGCCAGCATGTGGTTCCTCACCGGTGAGCCCAACCAAACCACCATGCAGAAGGCCGTGGATGCATTCGGATCGGCTAATCCGGATAACAAGATCGCCGTAACGTATTTCCAGAACGATGCCTACAAGACCAAGATCAAGACCGCCATCGGCGCCGGCCAGGCCCCCACCATCATCTACGGCTGGGGTGGCGGTGGCCTGAAAACGTACGCCGACGCGGGACAGGTTGAAGACCTCACCAGCTGGTTCGATTCCAACCCGGACCTCAAGAACAAGTTCTTCCCCTCCTCCTTCGGAGCAGCAACGGTGGACGGTAAGATCTATGCCCTTCCCAACCAGTACGTGGCCCCGATCGTCCTCTTCTACAACAAGGACCTTTTCGACAAAGCCGGAGTCCAGCCGCCGAAAACCTGGGAAGACCTCATGTCCCTGGTCAAGACCTTCAACGACATGGGCGTAGCCCCCTTGTCCTTGGGCGGACAGTCCCGTTGGACCTCCATGATGTGGCTGGAATACCTGCTGGACCGCATCGGGGGCCCTGAAGTCTTCCAGGCGATTTTCGACGGCAAGCCCAATGCCTGGATGGATCCGGCAGTGATCGAAACGGGTACCAAGATCCAGGAACTGGTATCCGCGGACGGCTTCATCAAGGGCTTCTCTTCCATCACAGCAGATTCAAAGGCAGACCAGGCCCTCCTCTTCACAGGCAAGGCGGCCATGATGCTCCACGGCTCTTGGACCTATGGCGCAATGAAGAAGGACGGACAGAACTTCGTCCAGAACGGAAAGCTCGGCTTCGTGAACTTCCCGACCATTGCCGGCGGCAAGGGAGACCCGAAGAACGGCGTCGGCAACCCGGCCCAGTACATGTCGATCTCGGCCAAGGCCACGGACAAGGAAAAGGAATCGGCCAAGAAATTCTTCAAGGACGGCATCATGACAGATACGGTCGTGGACGCCTACATCAACTCCGGCTCGGTTCCGATCGTCAAGGGCATTGAAGCCAAGCTTGACTCGTCCCCGGACAAGGACTTCCTGAACTTCGTGTACGCCCTGGGCAAGGACGCCCCCAACTTCCAGCAGTCCTGGGACCAGGCCCTCAGCCCCACGGCCGCCGAAGCCCTGCTGAACAACATTGACCAGCTCTTCCTCAAGTCGATCACCCCCCAGCAGTTCGCTGAGAACATGAATGCCACCCTGGGCAAATGA
- a CDS encoding LacI family DNA-binding transcriptional regulator, whose amino-acid sequence MVREVRPPKLTLAAVAKEVGVSAPTVSKVVNGRQDVAEETRNRVLAALQRTGYRSPLQRKSPPLQHAVEVVFDSLNSAYSVEVLNGILEQAAASDMEVILSVTSRQAGSPLGPEDRAQRMLDEGRSGMIVVTSAFGSGQLKPFQRRRIPVVVVDPLNPPPGNVFSVGASNWAGGKAAATHLLDLGHRRIAHIGGPAGAECSQARLHGYMAALMAAGVPVVEEYISAGPFRSTNGVDAMKSLLALDEPPTAIFAGSDSIALGVLAEARRQNIRIPEDMSLVGFDGTPQAEESLPPLTSVSQPLQDMGRSALNFILRQRSGEEIDSRRVELATHLVVRESTAPPRALG is encoded by the coding sequence ATGGTTCGAGAAGTGCGTCCGCCCAAGTTGACCCTGGCCGCCGTCGCCAAGGAAGTGGGCGTTTCGGCGCCGACGGTATCCAAGGTGGTCAACGGCCGGCAGGATGTTGCCGAGGAGACCAGGAACCGCGTTCTTGCAGCACTGCAGAGGACGGGCTACAGGTCCCCGCTCCAACGGAAAAGCCCTCCCCTGCAGCACGCTGTGGAGGTAGTCTTCGACTCCCTGAACTCCGCCTACTCCGTGGAAGTACTCAACGGCATCCTGGAGCAAGCCGCAGCCTCGGACATGGAGGTCATCCTCTCTGTCACCAGCCGCCAGGCCGGCTCGCCGTTGGGACCTGAAGATCGCGCACAGCGCATGCTCGACGAGGGCCGCAGCGGCATGATCGTTGTTACGTCGGCCTTCGGTTCCGGGCAACTGAAGCCATTCCAGCGTCGCCGGATACCTGTCGTCGTAGTCGATCCCCTCAACCCGCCGCCGGGAAACGTGTTCAGTGTTGGGGCCAGCAACTGGGCCGGCGGAAAGGCCGCAGCCACCCACCTGCTCGACCTTGGACACCGTCGCATCGCCCACATAGGAGGGCCCGCCGGCGCCGAATGCAGCCAAGCCAGGTTGCATGGCTATATGGCCGCCCTCATGGCGGCAGGCGTACCTGTCGTGGAGGAATACATTTCAGCAGGCCCCTTCCGGTCCACGAACGGAGTGGACGCGATGAAATCACTCCTGGCCCTGGACGAACCGCCAACGGCAATTTTTGCCGGCAGCGACAGCATTGCCCTTGGCGTCCTGGCGGAGGCCAGGCGGCAGAATATCCGCATTCCGGAGGACATGAGCCTGGTCGGATTCGATGGCACGCCGCAGGCGGAAGAGTCGCTCCCGCCGCTGACTTCTGTGTCCCAGCCCCTGCAGGACATGGGACGTTCGGCACTGAACTTCATCCTCCGCCAACGGAGCGGGGAGGAAATCGACTCCCGCCGGGTCGAACTGGCCACGCACCTGGTGGTCCGCGAGTCCACTGCACCTCCGCGGGCGCTAGGCTGA
- a CDS encoding lipase maturation factor family protein yields the protein MEWLSWFDAWDYEFARQVLQRGTAALYAVAFLSTLNQFPTLLGERGLLPVPGFLGLARRMGRPTMFRRHYSDAMLRAVCWVGIALAALLLLGVPQAGPPWLPMLAFLALWFGYMSIVNVGQTFYGFGWEILLLETGFVVAFLGSDQTPPPTPILVLITWLVFRLEFGAGMIKIRGGREWRDMTAMYYHHETQPMPGPLSRQAHLLPRPLHKVEVIGNHFAQLVVPFFLFAPQPLASIAAGIIIVTQLWLVASGNFAWLNWAAIVLAFAAVSDPVAHAVFPYIPLEWHPGAQTPVWWLAVVVLVTGLLLVLSYRPLLNLFSRRQLMNASFNRWRLVNAYGAFGTVTKQRIEIVVEGTMAVQPDAPDDNWQEYGFKGKPGDVRRLPRQWAPYHLRLDWMMWFLPLRTVHEDWFYAFLNKLLEADAPTLRLLRHDPFDGERPRWVRACSYLYRFATRAEFRETGDRWVRVLLDEAIPPLSPRPDRRHSA from the coding sequence GTGGAATGGCTGTCCTGGTTTGATGCATGGGACTACGAGTTCGCCCGCCAAGTGCTGCAGCGGGGCACAGCGGCACTCTACGCTGTCGCCTTTCTGTCAACGTTGAACCAGTTCCCCACCCTGTTGGGTGAGCGCGGGCTGTTGCCCGTGCCGGGTTTCCTGGGCCTGGCCCGGCGGATGGGCAGGCCCACTATGTTCCGCCGCCACTACTCCGATGCGATGCTCAGGGCTGTGTGCTGGGTGGGAATCGCCTTGGCGGCGCTGTTGTTGCTCGGCGTCCCGCAAGCAGGCCCTCCGTGGCTGCCGATGCTGGCCTTTCTTGCCCTGTGGTTTGGGTACATGTCCATCGTCAACGTCGGCCAGACGTTCTATGGGTTCGGCTGGGAAATCCTGCTTCTCGAGACCGGATTTGTCGTGGCGTTCCTTGGCTCGGACCAAACGCCACCGCCCACCCCCATCCTGGTCCTGATCACCTGGCTGGTGTTCCGGCTGGAGTTCGGCGCGGGCATGATCAAGATCCGGGGCGGAAGGGAGTGGCGGGACATGACGGCGATGTACTACCACCACGAGACCCAACCAATGCCCGGCCCGCTCAGCAGGCAGGCCCACCTTCTGCCCCGACCGCTGCACAAGGTTGAAGTGATCGGCAACCACTTCGCACAGCTGGTGGTGCCGTTCTTCCTCTTTGCGCCGCAGCCACTGGCCAGCATCGCCGCAGGGATCATCATCGTCACGCAACTCTGGCTCGTGGCATCCGGGAACTTCGCCTGGCTGAACTGGGCGGCCATAGTGCTGGCTTTCGCCGCCGTAAGCGACCCCGTTGCCCACGCCGTCTTCCCGTACATCCCGCTTGAGTGGCACCCGGGCGCCCAAACCCCGGTGTGGTGGCTCGCCGTCGTCGTCCTGGTGACCGGCTTGCTGCTGGTCCTGAGTTATCGACCGCTTCTGAACCTCTTTTCACGACGACAGCTCATGAACGCCAGTTTCAACCGGTGGCGCCTGGTCAACGCCTATGGAGCGTTCGGGACCGTCACCAAACAGCGTATCGAGATCGTGGTGGAAGGCACCATGGCCGTGCAGCCGGACGCTCCCGATGACAACTGGCAGGAATACGGCTTCAAGGGCAAGCCGGGCGACGTTCGCCGCCTGCCCCGGCAATGGGCGCCGTACCATCTGCGGCTGGACTGGATGATGTGGTTCCTGCCGCTGCGGACCGTGCACGAGGATTGGTTTTACGCTTTCCTCAACAAACTGCTGGAGGCGGACGCGCCAACGCTTCGGCTGCTTCGCCATGACCCGTTCGACGGCGAGCGCCCCCGTTGGGTGCGGGCGTGCAGCTACCTGTACCGCTTCGCCACCCGGGCCGAGTTCCGTGAAACCGGCGATCGCTGGGTGCGGGTGCTGCTCGACGAAGCCATTCCGCCGCTCAGCCCCCGTCCTGATCGGCGACACTCAGCCTAG